A window of Hordeum vulgare subsp. vulgare chromosome 5H, MorexV3_pseudomolecules_assembly, whole genome shotgun sequence genomic DNA:
TTGCTTGCGTTGATGACTACATTAGTATAATGTTCCTATAGTGTCGCATATTAGTTCACGACGAACCTATGGATCCATAATGATTACCTAGAtctccctcttctctctctctctcattttaAAATCTTGTTCTACTTCACATAAGCAACTAACTGTCGCGTCCCCCATGTCGCACTCCCTCCCCCATTCCCCCCGCCCCGGGCGACTCGGGCCTATCTCCAAGCCTAGCCGCCGAGCCGCCACAGTTCTTGTCCGTCCCTTCATCACCACTGGACGAAGCCACCGGGCAATGCCTGGAGACTGACAACAGCGTGGTGAGCAGCGGCGGTGGTGCTGCTGGGTCGCTGTGAAGGACCAGTGGTGCAGCTATTGGTGGTGACATGCGGGTTGGCTGATCCAGCCGGTACTTGTGGCCGGCCGGCCACACCGTGGAAGGGTCGGGAAGGATCCGGTGATTGACTATGTCGTTGTTCACTGCATGGATCCGCACGGATCCAGTCAATTACGGGATCGGGATGGCACGTTTACCGGTGAAAATCGTGTCGACCTCAGTCATGGCGGACGATGGCGGCGCTTTGGCGTCATCCCCTTATCGAAGGCATCGTCGATTGCAATCGTTATCAGCTTGGTCCGGCTATTCCGGGGCAAACCCTAGATCTGGGATTAATGGCAGTGTATTCACGGCCGTCCTCCTTCTTGAGGGCACCGTTTTGCAGCTGATGCTAGCTGGAGGTGACAAGAGGAGGTGCGGTGTTGCTTCTAcactggtgatgacgatgggtcTCAACGGCATGGCACAACAGAGCCTCGGCGACAAAAACATATTGATGGACAAGCGTAGGTGGTTGCGCTGTCTGGTGTCGTGGTGGCGCCGACGACTGTATTGCCTATCAAGACGAATGTGTTGGTCGCTCCTAAAAGTGGGATGGCCAAATATGATGGTGTGTGATTCTTGAAAGTGTGCATGCGATGCACGCATAGGATATGCTAAACCGGTTGGTGCTCTCGGCTTGTTGGCGGACGGCTTGATGAGACCATCATATTACAAGGTGTGTGTTGACGCGCACTCGGCACACGTCATCAAGAATTTTTTTTGAACACAATACACACTCAAACACTCATATAAACGCTCATACACTCATCCCTACGAACGTATACACGTATACCCTATCCTTATGAACATCTACGTAAGACTGAAGCGACATATCATCTTAGATTTGAAAAGTCATCGTATATGCCTCGCCGTCGACATTTCACTGAATGTCATCGTCGGAAATTGTAGAGTAAGTCTAAAAATAATGCAAACACTAGAACTTAAATCAAGATGGACCAGGATACAATTGTTCCTTTAACTATCCATCGAATTAGTATAGAATTTAGAGACTTTTTTTTGGAGACTAGACACAAGGTGTGATGGATTCCATACCGAGTCCAACTCGCGACAGGAGCCACCCTAGTCACGAGTCCACCCTAGTCCCAAATACGAGAGCTCACCGGCCCCGGTAAATATGTGATAGATATCTCCCCGAGTCCACCCTAGTCTCGGCCTCACCGGCCCCAATAAATATCCCCGGTTCCCCAGCCTAGCCCAGAACGTGAAAAGCTCCCGTCTTTCGATCGCTATTCCGCCGccgccgcttagtcttcgttgctAGTTTCATTTCGCATCCCAAACTTCTGATCAATGGCGGCTgaggaaggagagaagaagatgaTCATACTCAAGAGCTCGGACGGTGAGGAATTCGAGATCGAGGAGGCGGCCGCCATGGGGTCGCAGACCATCCGCCACATGATCGAGGACGGCTGCGCGGACAACGGAATTCCGCTTCCCAACGTCAACGCCAAGATCCTCTCCAAGGTCATCGAGTACTGCAAGAAGCACGTCCAGGCCAACCCTAAGCCGGCCGACTCCGACGCCGCCGGCAACGCTAGCTCCTCCGCCTCTGCTGCACATGAGGAGCCTGCTGCCCCCACGGAGGATCTCAAGAGCTTTGACGCCGAGTTCGTCAAGGTCGACCAGGCCACCCTCTTCGACCTCATCCAAGCTGCAAACTACCTCAACATTAAGGGAATGCTGGATCTTACTTGCCAAACTGTTGCCGACATGATCAAGAGTAAGACTGTTGAAGAAATCCGCAACACCTTCAACATCGTCAATGACTTCACGcccgaggaggaggcggagatcCGCAGGGAGAACCAGTGGGCTTTTGACAAAGAATAGCGACATCTGCTGCGTTGAGTACTTGAATTAGTGCTTAAGTAATCGTCATGTTTACGTTTTGGAGCTATTCTTTTACTACTACGTCGTAGTGTTTGTTATAATTCTGGAGTAGGTAGTGGGGTCGTGGAAAAACGTATCGTGGTCAGTGGTTATTGTTTGGAAACTGAATTGGTATTGTCTAATACTAGAATAGATGTGTTTTGCTTGGTAATATCATCCTTAGCTGTTATGCATGGCGTGTGATTTGAGACTAACAAAAAAAAACATGATGCCATGATATATATCAAATTCTTTTGACTTGGGCTCCCGACATTTCTATCTAATATAAAAAAATTGACATTTATGCGACTGCTGGAAGTAGACATGACAAATTGATGATTTCAAGGAAACTTGAGCTGTGAGGGTTGCAATTTTTTTGAgtgattttttttttaatttgtagGGATGGTTTAGCTGTGCAGTTTCCCTCGCAGACTCTCACAAACGCAGCGCTGCTCTTCCCACCACATCCCCTCACAACAGACAGCACACATCGTCCAAAGGTTTAGTGTTGGTGAATGAAACAATTAAATCATTACATTGGCCAAAGTTTCTTTCATATAAAACAACTTTCAGGACCATAGGATAGTGCTCATGTGTTGCAATGGGGAATAAATATTCTAATATGTTAGCTCATGATTTACCTGTACATTTTAACGTGATTGCATAATTAAATGCTTATCAAATCCAACCCTTGATTGTGTAAATAAATAATTATCAAATCCTACACATGATTGTGTACAAAAAACATTTATGCTACTAAGTAAATTAAGGTGGAATTAGTGCAAACTGTAAGTAAATTAAGAAAAGTGGTTGGATGAAAAAAGTCTCGGAGGTACTCATACGATAGGATGTACATGTGTGCCTTCTTAGAGGTAAGTGAATGTGCATATATATGAGCATCGGCGCTTACACTGTGTTAAGAAAAAGCTTTCCGACtcgcaaaaaagaagaagaaaagaacattTGATACACCCCCTTGGAGATGGTCTCTAGCTAGGTACTATCCACTACAGGTGCAATATATGCATAGAGGAAACGGTCACATTGATAGTTCGAACGGCTTGAGAGAAAGCAAGCACTACAAGTAAACCAATTTTCATCTTGTGTTCATGCCTATGCGGTTCTATCGGTCACACACCGTCTAAGGCGATAAGCCGTGCGTTTGGTGTACGGTGAAACTGTGATACTCGACGTATGTCCATGTAATTGATTTTGGAAATCATATAGAGGATGTTGTTTTCATGATGAATAATAGTACTACTAATTACTGAAAGCAGAAAACATAAGAGGaggtggggggtgggggggggggggggtagggcacAAAATTGGCATGGGATATAACAAGTAAATGCCACATGGGTACATAAAATATTCCATCCTAACTAAAAAAACAAGAAGTAATGAATTATTtatctctaaaatgcatggaaattaTGGAAAATGGCTCTAATAATTTGTACCATGAAAAAAAATGTGTGTCACTTTACCAGCAAAAACAAGATAGTAGACCAAGGAATCTCCATATTCTTCTGTTATACATTTTATGGCATGGCAAATTCACTTCCATAGATTTTTTGAAGACCTTGGAAATTCTGGACACAATATAAACTGTGATGTGAGAAAATTCATAGATTTTGCACAATAAAATTCGACATGCtaattttaaaagaaaaaagagcTTGCAATTGTAGCCTCAAGTAAAAAATTCGATTGtcaaaataacaatgattttgctATGGACAACGCACAAATAAATTTGCTATCCGAACAATTCTGGAAGTGTAGTATAAATGTTAAGTGTGCTCATGGCAAAATCATGAGAAAATTTTACATGGGTAGTTGCAACTATTATTGAGTCTAACTAATATAATTTCCATGACCTAAATACTAAGATTGTGATGCTACGGACGGTAAAACTACCATGATGGCTAattaggtgaaactaccatgatgCTGAAACACATGGCTAATTAGGTGAGATGGCTAATTTAGTTCTCTGAAAACATGGCAACTTTGGAAATGTGTAGTGTACCCTGAAGAAGACACAAGCATAGTGTATGAAACATGATTGGTTGGTGAATTGATTAATTAATTACAATGTCAACCGTAAATTAAAACATGGCAGTTTTAGTTAAAGTGCAAAATTTAGGTAAGATGGTAAATTTAGTTCTCTAAAATTTGGGCAACTTTTAAAAAATCAGTATTGTATGTACCCTGAAGAAGAAACAAAGCAGAGCAGATCAAAATTGACTGGTTGACCTAAAATTGATTGATTACAGCAACAACACTAATTGACCTGAGAAGGGAGGGAAAAGTGACAGTCATGACCTTCAACGGAAGCCGACGTCATCGTCAAGCCGGCCTAAGACAGTCAGCGCGGGCGCGGGAAGCTCAAAGGGTTCGCCTCCCAGATCCCCTCCGTCGCAAATCATCCTATCCGCCGCGAGCACTAGCCAACACAAGTGAGAAATCCCTCACCACTTCACTTTTTTTCCTTGATGGTCGGCGGCACTGGTGGAAGCCCTGGCGGCCGCATCAGGTTGCCTTCGAGCAAGCATGCAACACATGACACAAAGGCCGAAAGATCTAGCCACATCTTGGAGCCATGGCGATCGATGCAGCCGTGGTACCGCGGCCTCCTTTGACGTGCTCGACGAGCACATCTGTCTGCACATCAAGAGGTGTTGGGAGGCCGATGAGGAGCTCATCGCCCTAGAGAAATCAGTAGCAACCGGAGAAGAAGGTGTCACCGACCGCCTCGCCGCCCCTAAGTTCTACCTAGGCGACAACAAGTGACCATTTATTTAGGGATGAATttcttggaaatatgagcaatttaccataggattttattacaGGAAAAACTAGGAAAAACATAACCAAtataacaacaacgaaagaaggcAAGCTATATAGAGATGAGAAGATACAAGACATGCACACGTAGGATCCAGAAAAGAGCATATGTAAAACCGTTCTACAAAGATAAGGTATCATATGGAGTAATGAGTagaaacggaacatatctagcagagaaactataacaaaaaggtgtgataggaattcaaagaagaagcacaaaagtacgtactgagttgcagcagcaggagcattggtgttggcgttgtcgttggccatagtaccgaagaggtggtcgacgtcggggaagaagtcgtcgttcgggaagagatcgtcggagtccgtgatggaagccagtagtcgcgctgagcgctccccaaaaaccttatcgcccttctcccgtacaggactcgaagagtaggagtttcggaggcctactgtcccgacgaatGGTGCACGCCGCGGGACGGGatgaggaagaacgtagcagcaacaCAGAGAGAAGAAACCGGTGGCGAGTGGGAACTTCTTATGCGTCGTatctctggagaggagcgacctctcttttataggcgcgggagaaggagacgagaggccaGCGACGGGATGTGAAGCGAACAAACGCAGCCTCGAAACTGCAGCATGAGCTTTCAATATCCACTATAGCAGAAAACGTTCAGCTTTTCCCGAATGGCCTTTCatataccagtcgtgcgtggcaaaattttagttcggctcggctcattcccgcaacccgcggcgcggcgcggcacgTCGTAACGAGgccaggcgggcggcggaggaggaggagcgcgcgtgtatgtctctcttgttctcaaactCATACATGTGTGA
This region includes:
- the LOC123397288 gene encoding SKP1-like protein 1, encoding MAAEEGEKKMIILKSSDGEEFEIEEAAAMGSQTIRHMIEDGCADNGIPLPNVNAKILSKVIEYCKKHVQANPKPADSDAAGNASSSASAAHEEPAAPTEDLKSFDAEFVKVDQATLFDLIQAANYLNIKGMLDLTCQTVADMIKSKTVEEIRNTFNIVNDFTPEEEAEIRRENQWAFDKE